One Acinetobacter pullicarnis genomic region harbors:
- the gloB gene encoding hydroxyacylglutathione hydrolase: protein MSYKIHVIDVKNALKNYIWLIEHTSSAQVVAIDPTEADLVKQYCEQQQLTLSQIWLTHWHKDHIGGVPDLIANTQIPVYGPREELSKIPFIRHPLQHDDHFEFQGLNVEIIAVPGHTLGHIVYYIDHLDSVFCGDTLFAMGCGRIFEGTPEQMYHSLNRLAALPPQTLVYCTHEYTLANAQFAIEIEPNNLALQHRLQETQAQRQRGEITLPSRIELELATNPFLRTENVEEFARIRQLKDQY from the coding sequence ATGTCATATAAAATCCATGTCATTGATGTCAAAAATGCCCTGAAAAATTATATCTGGTTAATTGAACATACCAGCAGCGCACAAGTGGTCGCAATTGATCCAACTGAAGCAGATCTTGTAAAGCAATACTGTGAGCAACAGCAACTCACACTCAGTCAAATTTGGCTCACGCACTGGCACAAAGATCATATTGGTGGAGTACCGGATTTAATTGCCAATACTCAAATCCCTGTTTATGGGCCACGTGAAGAACTCAGTAAAATTCCGTTTATTCGTCATCCCTTACAACATGATGATCATTTTGAGTTCCAAGGGCTTAATGTAGAGATTATCGCAGTGCCTGGGCACACCTTAGGTCATATTGTTTATTATATTGACCATCTAGACAGTGTATTTTGTGGCGACACCTTATTTGCTATGGGCTGTGGCCGTATTTTTGAGGGTACACCTGAGCAAATGTACCATTCCCTCAACCGACTGGCCGCACTTCCACCGCAAACGCTAGTCTATTGCACCCACGAATACACGTTGGCCAATGCTCAGTTTGCAATTGAAATAGAACCAAATAATCTTGCGTTACAACACCGCCTTCAAGAAACCCAAGCGCAACGGCAACGTGGTGAAATTACCCTACCCAGCCGCATTGAACTCGAACTAGCCACCAACCCATTTCTTAGAACTGAAAATGTTGAAGAATTTGCTCGTATTCGTCAACTCAAGGATCAGTACTAA